From the Rhodococcus sp. NBC_00297 genome, one window contains:
- the purB gene encoding adenylosuccinate lyase produces the protein MSRIPNVLAHRYASPDMARLWSSEHKIVLERQLWIAVLRAQADLGVDVPAEAIADYERVADRVDLESIADRERVTRHDVKARIEEFNALAGHEHVHKGLTSRDLTENVEQLQILRSMEHVYGHGVAVAARLAERAAEYTEVVMAGRSHNVAAQATTLGKRFASAADELMVASTRLRELIDRYPLRGIKGPMGTAQDMLDLLGGDADKLETLERAVAQHLGFAHVFTSVGQVYPRSLDHDVVSALVQVGAAQSSFAHTVRLMAGHELVTEGFQPGQVGSSAMPHKMNTRSCERVNGLQVILRGYGSMAAELAGAQWNEGDVFCSVVRRVALPDAFFAIDGMMETFLTVLAEFGAYPAVIARELDRYLPFLATTKVLMAAVRAGVGRETAHEAIKEHAVAVALAMREQGREPDLLDRLAADERLPLDRAALDTALADRSAFIGAAHAQVAAVVAAVQTLVDANPEAARYTPAPIL, from the coding sequence GTGAGCCGTATCCCGAATGTCCTCGCCCACCGTTACGCCAGTCCCGACATGGCCCGTCTGTGGTCATCCGAGCACAAGATCGTGCTCGAGCGTCAGCTGTGGATCGCCGTGCTGCGAGCGCAGGCCGATCTCGGTGTCGACGTCCCGGCGGAGGCCATCGCGGACTACGAGCGAGTGGCCGACCGGGTCGATCTCGAGTCGATCGCGGATCGAGAGCGGGTCACTCGTCACGACGTGAAGGCGCGGATCGAGGAGTTCAACGCCCTTGCCGGCCACGAGCACGTGCACAAGGGTCTGACCAGCCGCGATCTGACGGAGAACGTCGAGCAGCTGCAGATCCTGCGGTCGATGGAACACGTGTACGGGCACGGCGTGGCTGTCGCGGCGCGTCTGGCCGAGCGCGCGGCCGAGTACACCGAGGTGGTCATGGCCGGCCGCAGCCACAACGTCGCGGCGCAGGCCACGACGCTGGGCAAGCGGTTCGCGTCGGCTGCCGACGAGTTGATGGTGGCGTCGACCCGGCTCCGGGAGCTGATCGACCGGTACCCGCTGCGCGGCATCAAGGGTCCGATGGGGACGGCCCAGGACATGCTCGATCTGCTCGGCGGCGATGCCGACAAGCTCGAGACCCTCGAACGCGCGGTGGCGCAGCATCTCGGTTTCGCCCACGTCTTCACGAGTGTCGGCCAGGTCTACCCTCGTTCCCTCGACCACGACGTGGTGTCGGCGCTGGTGCAGGTGGGTGCGGCGCAGTCCTCCTTCGCCCACACGGTGCGCCTGATGGCCGGACACGAACTGGTCACCGAGGGTTTCCAGCCGGGTCAGGTGGGCTCGTCGGCCATGCCGCACAAGATGAACACCCGGTCCTGCGAACGCGTCAACGGCCTGCAGGTGATCCTGCGCGGCTACGGGTCCATGGCTGCGGAGCTGGCCGGCGCACAGTGGAACGAGGGCGACGTCTTCTGTTCCGTCGTGCGTCGTGTCGCGCTGCCGGACGCATTCTTCGCCATCGACGGGATGATGGAGACCTTCCTGACCGTGCTCGCAGAGTTCGGTGCCTATCCCGCAGTGATCGCCCGCGAGCTCGATCGCTATCTGCCCTTCCTGGCGACGACCAAGGTGCTCATGGCCGCCGTCCGCGCAGGCGTCGGTCGGGAGACCGCCCACGAAGCCATCAAAGAGCATGCCGTGGCCGTCGCTCTCGCGATGCGGGAGCAGGGGAGGGAACCGGACCTCCTCGACCGACTCGCGGCCGACGAGCGGTTGCCGCTCGACCGCGCGGC
- a CDS encoding TetR/AcrR family transcriptional regulator, whose product MSTGSAPRSTPKGRRRREALISAAADLLLAGGYDAVRHRSVAARARLPLASTTYYFDSLDDLVTHAAELNGVREIAMIRDRMTAFAPAALDTADTVDLVVDLLVGPDDGDEVRRDLMVARYERVLAAARHPQLQELHCRLRGELEDMLSDVLSAAGRPTDRDHVRPLLALVDGVVMGALGENGADLRSRVRDVLLDAVDRHAPLSREVRRTVAQ is encoded by the coding sequence ATGTCGACCGGCTCCGCTCCCCGCTCGACGCCCAAGGGTCGGCGTCGGCGCGAGGCCCTCATCTCGGCCGCAGCGGATCTTCTGCTGGCCGGAGGGTACGACGCCGTGCGGCACCGGAGCGTCGCGGCGAGGGCAAGGCTTCCGCTGGCGTCCACGACCTACTACTTCGACTCCCTGGACGACCTCGTCACGCACGCCGCGGAACTGAACGGGGTCCGCGAGATCGCGATGATCCGCGACCGGATGACCGCATTCGCGCCGGCTGCGTTGGACACCGCGGACACGGTGGACCTGGTGGTGGACCTGCTCGTGGGTCCGGACGACGGCGACGAGGTCCGGCGGGACCTGATGGTGGCGCGCTACGAGCGGGTGCTGGCTGCGGCGCGGCATCCGCAGCTGCAGGAACTGCACTGCCGGCTGCGTGGTGAGCTGGAGGACATGCTGTCCGACGTGCTGTCCGCCGCGGGTCGGCCCACCGACCGTGACCACGTCCGCCCGCTCCTGGCCCTCGTCGACGGTGTCGTGATGGGCGCGTTGGGTGAGAATGGGGCGGACCTGCGGTCACGCGTGCGGGACGTCCTGCTGGATGCGGTGGACCGTCACGCGCCGTTGTCGCGGGAAGTCCGGAGGACGGTCGCGCAGTAG
- a CDS encoding pyridoxal phosphate-dependent aminotransferase codes for MVEESARSRIEPFRVMDVFAAAARRQETHGDVVSLAAGQPSTRAPGPVLAAMRTALDDDVIGYSETLGTARLRATIAAYLSRRSQVVIEAEDVVVTTGSSGAFTLLFLAAFDAGDTVVMARPGYPAYRNTLSALGCRVVELDCGEDVRFQPTVAMLDALPEPPKGLIIASPANPTGTIIDPDELAALARWCDEHGTLLISDEIYHGISYGDVECRSAREFSDGAVSIGSVSKYFSMTGWRLGWMVLPRSLTRAVQRLASNMTVCPPTVSQLAAGAAFTDESLAELDGHVRRYARNREELLGGLRDAGITRLAPADGAFYAYADIGHLTDDSFRWCADTLNETGVAVVPGADFDTVHGHHTVRFSFAGATEDITEALRRLTPRLR; via the coding sequence ATGGTCGAGGAATCCGCGCGCTCGCGTATCGAGCCGTTCCGCGTCATGGACGTGTTCGCCGCTGCGGCGCGCCGCCAGGAGACTCACGGCGACGTCGTGTCCCTCGCGGCCGGACAGCCGTCCACGCGTGCGCCCGGGCCGGTCCTCGCTGCCATGCGCACGGCGCTCGACGACGACGTGATCGGCTACTCCGAGACGTTGGGTACCGCGCGGCTGAGGGCGACGATCGCCGCCTACCTGTCGAGGCGATCGCAGGTCGTCATCGAGGCCGAGGACGTCGTGGTGACCACCGGGTCGTCGGGTGCGTTCACGTTGCTGTTCCTCGCGGCGTTCGACGCCGGCGACACCGTGGTGATGGCGCGACCCGGTTATCCCGCGTATCGCAACACGTTGTCCGCGTTGGGGTGTCGCGTGGTCGAGCTGGACTGCGGCGAGGACGTGCGCTTCCAGCCGACGGTCGCGATGCTCGATGCGCTCCCCGAACCTCCGAAGGGACTGATCATCGCCAGTCCGGCCAATCCGACCGGCACGATCATCGATCCCGACGAGTTGGCCGCGCTCGCGCGATGGTGCGACGAGCACGGCACGCTGCTGATCTCCGACGAGATCTACCACGGCATCTCCTACGGCGACGTCGAGTGCCGGAGCGCTCGGGAGTTCTCGGACGGCGCCGTCTCGATCGGGTCGGTCTCGAAGTACTTCTCCATGACCGGCTGGCGTCTCGGCTGGATGGTGCTCCCGCGTTCGCTCACCCGAGCGGTCCAGCGGCTGGCCTCGAACATGACGGTGTGTCCGCCGACCGTCTCGCAGCTCGCCGCGGGCGCCGCCTTCACGGACGAGTCCCTCGCCGAGTTGGACGGTCACGTGCGGCGGTACGCCCGCAACCGCGAGGAACTGCTCGGCGGTCTCCGTGATGCCGGCATCACCCGGCTCGCTCCCGCGGACGGCGCCTTCTACGCGTACGCCGACATCGGGCACCTGACGGACGATTCGTTCCGATGGTGCGCCGACACCCTGAACGAGACCGGCGTGGCCGTCGTCCCGGGTGCGGACTTCGACACGGTGCACGGTCACCACACGGTGCGCTTCTCCTTCGCCGGTGCGACCGAGGACATCACCGAGGCGCTGCGTCGGCTCACCCCGCGCCTGCGGTAG
- the purD gene encoding phosphoribosylamine--glycine ligase has product MRVLVIGSGAREHALLIALAADPEVSAVMCAPGNAGIETVAQTYPVDVASGEAVVALARERGADLVVIGPEVPLVLGVADAVREAGIACFGPSAAAARIEGSKAFAKDVMASAGVRTATSEVVDTPALLDAALNRFGPTWVVKDDGLAAGKGVVVTQDRLTARAHAAELLELGHPVLLESFLSGPEVSLFCLVDGETVVPLLPAQDHKRVGDGDTGPNTGGMGAYTPLPWLPDSMVQRIVDEVVAPVAAEMVARGGPFTGLLYAGLAVDGEGPAVIEFNCRFGDPETQAVLALLDSPLGAALYAASTGTLADLPPLQWKQGSAVTVVLAAENYPGRPRTGDAITGAENPGVLHAGTAHGRNGGLVSAGGRVLSVVGTGADLAAARTEAYDIMARVSLTGGHFRTDIGLSAVEGRISIPS; this is encoded by the coding sequence GTGCGAGTACTCGTCATCGGTTCCGGAGCCCGTGAACATGCCCTGCTGATCGCCCTGGCGGCGGACCCCGAGGTGAGCGCGGTGATGTGCGCCCCCGGCAACGCCGGCATCGAGACCGTCGCCCAGACGTACCCCGTCGACGTGGCCTCCGGGGAGGCCGTCGTAGCGCTCGCTCGCGAGCGCGGCGCCGATCTGGTCGTCATCGGCCCCGAGGTACCGCTGGTGCTCGGCGTCGCCGACGCGGTGCGCGAGGCCGGGATCGCCTGCTTCGGTCCGTCCGCCGCCGCCGCCCGGATCGAGGGTTCCAAGGCGTTCGCGAAGGACGTCATGGCGTCGGCCGGGGTCCGCACCGCGACCAGCGAGGTGGTGGACACGCCTGCACTGCTCGATGCCGCCCTCAACCGCTTCGGGCCGACGTGGGTGGTGAAGGACGACGGACTGGCCGCGGGCAAGGGAGTCGTCGTCACGCAGGACCGCCTCACCGCGCGCGCTCACGCCGCCGAGCTCCTCGAACTCGGCCATCCCGTATTGCTCGAATCGTTCCTGTCCGGCCCGGAGGTGTCGCTGTTCTGTCTCGTCGACGGCGAGACCGTGGTGCCGCTCCTGCCCGCTCAGGACCACAAGCGCGTCGGAGACGGCGACACCGGGCCCAACACCGGCGGGATGGGCGCCTACACACCGTTGCCGTGGTTGCCCGACTCGATGGTCCAGCGCATCGTCGACGAGGTGGTCGCGCCCGTGGCAGCGGAGATGGTGGCACGGGGTGGCCCGTTCACCGGCCTGCTCTACGCGGGCCTCGCGGTGGACGGTGAGGGCCCCGCGGTCATCGAATTCAACTGTCGCTTCGGTGATCCCGAGACCCAGGCCGTGCTCGCACTGCTCGACTCACCGCTCGGTGCGGCGCTGTACGCGGCATCCACCGGAACATTGGCGGACCTGCCGCCGCTGCAGTGGAAGCAGGGTTCGGCGGTCACCGTCGTGCTCGCCGCCGAGAACTATCCCGGCCGACCGCGCACCGGAGACGCCATCACCGGCGCCGAGAACCCCGGCGTGCTGCACGCGGGGACGGCGCACGGCAGGAACGGTGGCCTCGTGTCGGCCGGGGGCCGCGTGCTCAGCGTCGTCGGCACCGGGGCGGATCTCGCCGCCGCCCGCACCGAGGCGTACGACATCATGGCGCGAGTGTCGTTGACCGGCGGCCACTTCCGCACCGACATCGGACTCTCGGCCGTCGAGGGCCGGATCTCGATCCCCTCCTGA